Proteins from a genomic interval of Manduca sexta isolate Smith_Timp_Sample1 unplaced genomic scaffold, JHU_Msex_v1.0 HiC_scaffold_1530, whole genome shotgun sequence:
- the LOC115441097 gene encoding formylglycine-generating enzyme, with protein sequence MVLIPAGEYQVGTDEIIIESDKEGPKRLVELNGFYLDRYEVSIRDFNKFVTITKYITEAEKFGDSFVFTLFLNNTFKEQLKDFRVIQATWWYKVTGANWKSPHGPDSNIKDVMDHPVTHVSWNDAKAYCKWRGARLPTEAEWEAACRGGHEDRNYPWGDKLFPGRKHMANIWQGTFPHYNSAKDEYIGTNPVHLFPQNELGLHNMAGNVWEWTEDNWLDNNSKEKVKKGGSYLCHHSYCYRYRCAARSHNTEDSSAGNLGFRCAKSV encoded by the exons ATGGTCCTCATTCCAGCAGGAGAATATCAAGTGGGGACTGacgaaattataatagaaagtgACAAAGAAGGGCCGAAACGTTTAGTGGAATTGAACGGTTTTTATTTAGATAGATATGAGGTTTCTATCAGAGATTTTAATAAGTTCGTTACAATTACGAAGTATATCACGGAAGCAGAGAAATTTGGTGATAGTTttgtgtttactttatttttaaacaacacaTTTAAAGAGCAGTTAAAAGATTTTCGTGTTATACAAGCAACGTGGTGGTATAAAGTTACAGGAGCTAACTGGAAAAGTCCACATGGTCCGGATTCAAACATCAAAG ATGTAATGGATCACCCAGTAACACATGTCTCATGGAATGATGCGAAGGCTTATTGCAAATGGCGAGGGGCAAGGCTGCCTACTGAGGCAGAGTGGGAAGCAGCTTGCAGAGGTGGACATGAGGACAGGAACTATCCTTGGGGTGATAAACTATTTCCAGGACGGAAACACAT GGCTAACATCTGGCAAGGGACATTTCCACATTACAACTCAGCTAAAGATGAGTATATCGGCACAAATCCAGTTCATTTATTTCCTCAAAATGAATTAGGACTCCATAATATGGCTGGAAACGTTTGGGAGTGGACTGAAGATAACTGGCTTGATAACAAT TCCAAAGAAAAAGTAAAGAAGGGTGGTTCTTACTTGTGCCACCACTCGTATTGCTATCGCTACAGGTGTGCGGCGCGTTCACATAATACTGAAGACAGTTCAGCAGGAAATTTAGGATTTCGATGTGCTAAGTCtgtataa